One Bacteroidota bacterium genomic region harbors:
- a CDS encoding sugar transferase: MSAGWTDRMQRVRDLALVVPALVVGAPLGLALAAAVKVEDGGPVFFRQTRPGRDGAPFSILKFRSLGTHPHDPNRPDLVATRVGGWMRRWGIDELPQLWNVLRGEMSLVGPRPVLFGEIAHYDAEQRLRLAVRPGLTGWAQIHGRNALTWQERTVLDVWYVRHRSLWLDARILLRTPLALLRGEGVYGPGNQDLFD, translated from the coding sequence ATGAGTGCGGGTTGGACCGACCGGATGCAGCGCGTCCGTGACCTCGCGCTCGTGGTGCCCGCACTCGTGGTGGGCGCTCCGCTTGGGCTGGCGCTCGCAGCCGCCGTGAAGGTCGAAGACGGCGGCCCGGTGTTCTTTCGCCAGACCCGCCCCGGCCGCGACGGCGCGCCGTTTTCGATCCTCAAGTTTCGCTCGCTGGGCACCCACCCGCACGACCCGAACCGCCCCGACCTCGTCGCCACGCGCGTCGGCGGCTGGATGCGGCGCTGGGGCATAGACGAGTTGCCGCAGCTCTGGAACGTGCTGCGCGGCGAGATGAGCCTCGTTGGGCCGCGCCCGGTGCTCTTCGGCGAGATCGCGCACTACGACGCTGAGCAGCGACTCCGCCTCGCCGTCCGGCCGGGCCTCACCGGCTGGGCACAGATCCACGGCCGCAACGCGCTCACCTGGCAGGAGCGCACCGTCCTCGACGTGTGGTACGTCCGCCACCGCTCGCTCTGGCTCGACGCGCGCATCCTGCTGCGCACCCCGCTCGCGCTGCTCCGCGGCGAGGGCGTCTACGGCCCCGGCAACCAGGATCTTTTTGATTGA
- a CDS encoding DUF202 domain-containing protein produces the protein MPTSEHLASRRTDLADERTQLANERTALANERTRLASERTLLAYARTALALVAGGVTLPKLFPGSPGIAALGVVLFSLGLVVAVVGLVRFATLARRMRQMRKARAS, from the coding sequence ATGCCTACCTCCGAGCACCTTGCCTCCCGCCGCACCGACCTGGCGGACGAGCGCACGCAGCTTGCCAACGAACGCACGGCGTTGGCGAACGAACGCACGCGGCTAGCCAGCGAACGCACGCTGCTCGCCTACGCCCGGACAGCCCTTGCGTTGGTGGCCGGCGGGGTGACGCTGCCGAAGCTCTTTCCCGGAAGTCCTGGCATCGCCGCCCTCGGCGTGGTGCTGTTCTCGCTGGGCCTCGTCGTCGCCGTGGTGGGGCTGGTACGCTTTGCCACGCTGGCGCGCCGGATGCGCCAGATGCGAAAGGCCCGTGCGTCTTAG
- a CDS encoding glycosyltransferase family 4 protein yields the protein MASSTTPTSNIGHRKSNILCLYQHYSTPDAAAHGRLYTMLDAWQDRITTDLVTSRLWLDRRLTSAFPDAPASTRLHALDVPYDNAMGAARRIPAYLRFAWQAERLARRLPKPDLVYGISTPLTVGWAALRVARHFGVPFVFEVRDLWPDFPVEMGALPPLLEKPLARPLYALERRLYREAAHVVGVSPDMTAHVRSIVPEARATTVLQGTDLHLLDAITAQEVERLRHEHRLGDRRVALYAGTLGRANAIPATLAALQHLAHRGDLVFCFMGTGFHAETIQAQAERQPNIRLLSPEARHRALAYFKLADLTLVPFLDLPVLSTNAPAKLFDSLAAGTPVVVTNAGWTKRLVETERCGWHVSLADPTSFAVRLEALLDDATTLHDAGQRGEAYARAHFDRRALADDMAALFDEVTRS from the coding sequence ATGGCTTCCTCAACAACTCCAACATCCAACATCGGACACCGCAAATCGAACATCCTTTGTCTCTACCAGCACTACAGCACCCCCGACGCGGCGGCGCACGGGCGGCTCTACACGATGCTGGACGCCTGGCAGGACCGAATTACGACGGACCTCGTCACGTCGCGGCTATGGCTCGACCGGCGGCTGACGAGCGCGTTTCCCGACGCCCCTGCGAGTACGCGGCTGCACGCGCTCGACGTGCCCTACGACAACGCGATGGGCGCGGCGCGGCGCATCCCGGCCTACCTCCGCTTCGCCTGGCAGGCCGAGCGCCTCGCCCGCCGTCTGCCGAAACCGGACCTCGTCTACGGTATCTCGACACCGCTGACGGTCGGCTGGGCGGCGCTGCGGGTGGCGCGGCACTTCGGCGTACCGTTCGTCTTCGAGGTGCGCGACCTCTGGCCCGACTTTCCCGTCGAGATGGGCGCGCTGCCCCCCCTTCTGGAGAAGCCGCTTGCACGGCCGCTCTACGCGCTCGAACGGCGGCTCTACCGCGAGGCCGCGCACGTCGTCGGCGTCTCGCCCGACATGACCGCGCACGTCCGTAGCATCGTCCCTGAGGCGCGCGCCACGACGGTGCTGCAGGGCACCGACCTCCACCTGCTCGACGCGATCACTGCGCAGGAGGTCGAGCGGCTGCGGCACGAGCACCGCCTCGGCGACCGACGTGTCGCCCTCTACGCGGGCACGCTGGGCCGCGCCAACGCGATTCCGGCGACGCTCGCTGCGCTCCAGCACCTCGCCCACCGCGGCGACCTCGTTTTTTGCTTTATGGGCACGGGCTTCCACGCCGAGACGATCCAGGCACAAGCCGAGCGGCAACCCAACATCCGACTGCTCTCGCCCGAGGCCAGGCACCGTGCACTTGCCTATTTCAAGCTCGCCGACCTCACGCTGGTCCCCTTCCTCGACCTGCCCGTGCTCAGCACGAACGCGCCGGCGAAGCTCTTCGACAGCCTCGCCGCCGGGACTCCGGTCGTCGTGACGAACGCGGGCTGGACGAAGCGCCTCGTGGAGACCGAGCGCTGCGGCTGGCACGTCTCCCTCGCCGATCCCACCTCCTTCGCTGTACGCCTCGAAGCGCTCTTAGACGACGCCACTACCCTGCACGATGCTGGACAGCGCGGCGAAGCCTACGCCCGCGCGCACTTCGACCGCCGAGCACTTGCCGACGACATGGCCGCGCTGTTCGACGAGGTCACCCGGTCGTGA
- a CDS encoding GNAT family protein — protein sequence MTLPTVLPVLRTPRLVLRALVPPDADAVFALFSHPEVMRYWSWAPWTDPAEAARFIEQDREALAAGTWLRWGWVRAADDSLIGACGLFDLDADNQTAEIGYLLARDAWGRGYAAEGVGAVLRYGFEALGLRRVEADIDPRNVASIRLCERTGFRYEGLLRERWYLNGEVCDTAFYGLLRREWVPYVLPESAPIASNS from the coding sequence ATGACGCTGCCTACTGTCCTGCCTGTGCTGCGCACGCCCCGGCTCGTGCTGCGCGCACTCGTTCCGCCCGACGCCGACGCGGTCTTCGCGTTGTTCTCGCACCCTGAGGTGATGCGCTACTGGAGTTGGGCGCCCTGGACGGACCCCGCCGAGGCCGCTCGCTTCATCGAGCAGGACCGAGAAGCCCTCGCTGCTGGGACGTGGCTGCGTTGGGGCTGGGTGCGCGCTGCAGACGATTCGCTCATTGGCGCGTGTGGGCTGTTCGACCTCGACGCTGACAACCAAACAGCGGAGATCGGCTACCTCCTCGCGCGAGACGCCTGGGGGCGAGGCTATGCCGCTGAGGGCGTGGGCGCGGTGCTGCGCTATGGCTTCGAGGCGCTTGGGCTGCGCCGCGTCGAGGCTGACATCGACCCGCGCAACGTGGCCTCGATCCGGCTCTGCGAACGCACAGGCTTCCGCTACGAGGGGCTGCTGCGCGAGCGCTGGTACCTCAACGGCGAGGTCTGCGACACGGCGTTCTACGGCCTGCTGCGCCGCGAGTGGGTGCCGTACGTTCTGCCCGAATCGGCTCCCATCGCCTCCAACTCGTGA
- a CDS encoding VOC family protein, with product MPHLVRLACLTLALSSVGCVSVSVERKPPAVNEDGVPRLVFEHQALQVADLDRSAAFYTGTLGLAEIPTPPGARGIRWFELGDGLQLHLIENDAAQTIPKGTHLALATPDINALADYLDAQGILYFDWPGAASTISTRGDGIRQVYIRDPDGHWIEINNVER from the coding sequence ATGCCCCATCTCGTTCGTCTCGCCTGCCTAACTCTTGCGCTCAGCAGCGTCGGCTGCGTGAGCGTGTCTGTCGAGCGGAAGCCTCCCGCCGTGAACGAGGATGGCGTGCCGCGCCTCGTCTTCGAGCACCAGGCGCTTCAGGTGGCTGACCTCGACCGCAGCGCGGCGTTCTACACGGGCACCCTCGGCCTCGCCGAAATCCCGACGCCGCCCGGCGCGCGTGGTATCCGCTGGTTCGAGCTCGGCGACGGCCTCCAACTGCATCTCATCGAGAACGACGCCGCGCAGACCATTCCGAAGGGCACCCACCTCGCCCTCGCCACGCCCGACATCAACGCCCTTGCGGATTACCTCGACGCGCAGGGCATCCTGTACTTCGATTGGCCGGGTGCGGCGTCCACGATCAGCACGCGCGGCGACGGCATCCGGCAGGTCTACATCCGGGACCCCGACGGCCACTGGATCGAGATCAACAACGTCGAGCGGTAG
- a CDS encoding DegT/DnrJ/EryC1/StrS family aminotransferase, protein MLPLAQPDLSPLEERYVLDVLRSGRLAMGPYTERFEAAMADLAGTRHAVAVSSGTAALHLIVRGLGLQPGDEVVTTPYSFVASSNVLLYERVTPCFVDIERRGYGIDVAQIEAAITERTRGVLAVDVFGQPADWPALTALAERYDLVLIDDACEAPGATVGGQRIGSWGDAAGFGFYPNKQLTTGEGGCITTNNDALVAFARSARNQGRADDARMEHVRLGFNYRLDELSAAVGLAQVERAPDLLAARARVAALYADALASQPRLRTPTTVRGARSWFVYVVELAADDLDDAVASEARDALMARLRADGIGCAPYFPTIHLQPLYRERFGFAPGVFPVAEAVASRTLALPFTTRMTEDDVAQVADGLARHLPAVLDATLVV, encoded by the coding sequence GTGCTTCCGCTCGCCCAGCCCGACCTCAGCCCCCTCGAAGAGCGCTATGTCCTCGACGTGCTGCGTTCGGGGCGTCTGGCGATGGGGCCCTACACGGAGCGCTTCGAGGCGGCCATGGCCGATCTCGCGGGGACCCGGCACGCCGTTGCGGTGAGCAGCGGCACCGCGGCGCTGCACCTCATCGTGCGCGGCCTCGGGCTCCAGCCCGGCGACGAGGTCGTCACCACGCCCTACTCGTTCGTGGCGTCGTCGAACGTGTTGCTCTACGAACGGGTCACGCCGTGCTTCGTGGACATTGAGCGGCGCGGCTATGGCATCGACGTGGCGCAAATCGAGGCCGCGATCACTGAGCGCACGCGCGGTGTCCTCGCCGTGGACGTGTTCGGGCAGCCGGCCGACTGGCCCGCGCTCACGGCACTCGCGGAGCGGTACGACCTCGTCCTGATCGACGACGCCTGCGAAGCGCCCGGCGCGACGGTCGGCGGCCAGCGCATCGGCAGCTGGGGCGACGCGGCCGGCTTCGGCTTCTACCCCAACAAGCAACTCACGACCGGCGAGGGCGGCTGCATCACGACCAACAACGACGCGCTCGTGGCGTTCGCGCGCTCCGCCCGCAACCAGGGCCGCGCCGACGACGCCCGCATGGAGCACGTCCGCCTCGGCTTCAACTACCGCCTCGACGAGCTCTCGGCCGCCGTCGGCCTCGCGCAGGTCGAGCGCGCACCGGACCTGCTCGCCGCCCGCGCCCGTGTGGCCGCGCTCTACGCCGACGCCCTGGCTAGCCAACCCCGCCTTCGCACCCCGACGACCGTGCGCGGCGCGCGGAGTTGGTTCGTCTACGTGGTCGAGCTTGCTGCGGACGACCTCGACGATGCCGTGGCATCCGAAGCACGCGATGCGCTCATGGCCCGCCTCCGCGCCGACGGCATCGGCTGCGCGCCCTACTTCCCGACGATCCACCTGCAGCCGCTCTACCGCGAGCGGTTCGGCTTCGCGCCGGGCGTGTTTCCCGTCGCCGAGGCGGTGGCCTCCCGCACGCTCGCCTTACCGTTCACCACGCGCATGACCGAGGACGACGTGGCGCAGGTAGCCGATGGGCTCGCCCGGCACCTCCCGGCCGTCCTCGACGCCACGCTCGTCGTATGA